One stretch of Prunus persica cultivar Lovell chromosome G1, Prunus_persica_NCBIv2, whole genome shotgun sequence DNA includes these proteins:
- the LOC109947018 gene encoding uncharacterized protein LOC109947018, which translates to MAKYPDHPIWYRARPAVQHFLQQCRACDNPESIFREAFEGFFTDGKVEALYGMRIAATAGHMEAAYVVGLLGMSGIGQSKEDALQFLCSLNQRNNIDMKGTRDALTGRIRRAFVARHIVDMFDYGKIKFNRCSACNNNEWYFVIPGWPSEDKINPALWTCCNRCKWHRECIFWCKLMRE; encoded by the coding sequence ATGGCAAAGTACCCAGACCATCCTATCTGGTACCGTGCCAGACCCGCGGTCCAGCATTTCTTGCAACAATGCAGGGCTTGCGATAACCCTGAGTCCATATTTAGAGAAGCATTCGAAGGTTTTTTCACGGACGGTAAGGTGGAAGCGTTGTATGGGATGCGCATTGCAGCCACGGCAGGCCATATGGAAGCGGCATATGTAGTTGGACTACTTGGTATGTCCGGAATTGGTCAGTCAAAAGAGGATGCATTACaattcttgtgttctttgaaTCAACGTAACAACATTGATATGAAAGGAACCAGGGATGCTTTGACAGGAAGAATTCGCCGAGCATTTGTTGCAAGACATATCGTAGATATGTTTGACTACGGGAAGATTAAGTTCAATCGGTGCAGCGCTTGTAACAACAATGAatggtattttgttattcCAGGCTGGCCTAGTGAAGACAAGATCAATCCTGCGTTGTGGACTTGTTGCAATCGATGCAAATGGCACCGTGAGTGTATTTTTTGGTGCAAACTGATGCGTGAGTAA